The proteins below are encoded in one region of Flavobacterium nackdongense:
- the secG gene encoding preprotein translocase subunit SecG, which produces MSTFSIFLVLITIVCFLLVVVIMVQNPKGGGLSSSLGGSTQIGGVQKTTDFLDKSTWTLGAILIGLILLSSLSFGGALGTPDSKIIDKTEAPAPKAATPAPATPAPATPATKK; this is translated from the coding sequence ATGAGCACATTTTCAATTTTTTTAGTATTAATAACAATAGTTTGCTTCCTACTTGTAGTAGTAATAATGGTTCAAAATCCTAAAGGCGGCGGACTTTCTTCATCCTTAGGCGGATCAACTCAAATCGGTGGAGTACAAAAAACTACCGACTTTTTAGACAAAAGCACTTGGACATTAGGCGCCATTTTAATTGGACTTATTTTGCTTTCTAGCTTGAGTTTTGGTGGAGCTTTAGGAACACCAGATTCAAAAATTATCGACAAAACAGAAGCTCCTGCGCCAAAAGCAGCAACACCGGCTCCGGCAACTCCTGCTCCGGCGACTCCTGCGACAAAAAAATAG
- the groL gene encoding chaperonin GroEL (60 kDa chaperone family; promotes refolding of misfolded polypeptides especially under stressful conditions; forms two stacked rings of heptamers to form a barrel-shaped 14mer; ends can be capped by GroES; misfolded proteins enter the barrel where they are refolded when GroES binds), which translates to MAKDIKFDIEARDGLKRGVDALANAVKVTLGPKGRNVIIGKSFGGPTVTKDGVTVAKEIELKDPLENMGAQMVKEVASKTNDLAGDGTTTATVLAQAIVKEGLKNVAAGANPMDLKRGIDKAVEAIVADLSKQAKVVGSDSEKIKQIAAISANNDEVIGELIANAFAKVGKEGVITVEEAKGTDTYVDVVEGMQFDRGYLSPYFVTNAEKMEAELDSPYILLYDKKVSSLKELLPVLEPVAQSGKPLLIIAEDVDGEALSTLVVNKLRGALKIAAVKAPGFGDRRKAMLEDIAILTGGTVISEERGYTLENTTIEMLGTAKRVTIDKDNTTIVSGAGEAEMIKNRVNQIKGQMETTTSDYDKEKLQERLAKLAGGVAVLYVGAASEVEMKEKKDRVDDALHATRAAVEEGIVAGGGVALLRAKNALAELKADNADEATGIKIISRAVEAPLRTIVENAGLEGSVVVAKVAEGSGDFGYNAKTDEYVDMLKAGIIDPKKVTRVALENAASVAGMILTTECALIDIKEENPAAHAHGGGMPGMM; encoded by the coding sequence ATGGCAAAAGATATAAAATTTGATATTGAAGCACGTGACGGATTAAAACGTGGAGTTGATGCTTTGGCAAACGCTGTAAAAGTAACCCTTGGACCCAAAGGTCGTAATGTAATTATTGGAAAATCTTTTGGTGGACCAACCGTTACTAAAGATGGTGTTACTGTTGCAAAAGAAATCGAATTGAAAGACCCATTAGAAAATATGGGCGCTCAAATGGTCAAAGAAGTAGCTTCTAAAACCAATGATTTAGCAGGAGACGGAACTACAACCGCCACCGTATTGGCACAAGCCATCGTAAAAGAAGGTTTGAAAAACGTAGCCGCTGGTGCAAACCCAATGGATTTGAAAAGAGGAATCGACAAAGCGGTTGAGGCTATCGTTGCTGATTTATCTAAACAAGCCAAAGTAGTAGGCAGCGATTCGGAAAAAATCAAACAAATTGCAGCAATTTCGGCCAATAACGACGAAGTAATTGGCGAATTGATTGCTAACGCTTTCGCAAAAGTAGGAAAAGAAGGTGTAATCACTGTGGAAGAAGCCAAAGGAACTGACACTTATGTAGATGTTGTGGAAGGTATGCAATTTGACAGAGGTTATCTTTCGCCCTATTTTGTGACCAATGCCGAGAAAATGGAAGCGGAATTAGACAGCCCATACATTTTATTGTACGACAAAAAAGTATCTTCATTAAAAGAATTATTACCTGTTCTTGAACCGGTAGCACAATCAGGAAAACCCTTATTGATTATCGCTGAAGACGTTGATGGAGAAGCTTTATCAACCTTGGTTGTCAATAAATTGCGTGGTGCCTTGAAAATCGCCGCTGTAAAAGCGCCTGGTTTTGGCGACAGAAGAAAAGCAATGTTGGAAGATATCGCTATCTTAACTGGTGGAACTGTAATTTCTGAAGAAAGAGGTTATACTTTAGAAAATACTACCATCGAAATGTTGGGAACGGCTAAAAGAGTCACTATAGACAAAGACAACACTACAATCGTTAGTGGCGCTGGTGAGGCCGAAATGATTAAAAATCGTGTGAACCAAATCAAAGGTCAAATGGAAACTACTACCTCTGATTATGACAAAGAAAAATTGCAAGAACGTTTGGCTAAACTAGCTGGCGGTGTGGCTGTTCTTTATGTGGGTGCTGCTTCTGAAGTGGAAATGAAAGAGAAAAAAGATAGAGTTGATGATGCTCTTCACGCTACTCGTGCCGCAGTTGAAGAAGGCATCGTTGCTGGTGGTGGTGTTGCTTTATTGAGAGCTAAAAACGCCCTTGCTGAATTGAAAGCAGACAATGCCGATGAAGCTACAGGAATCAAAATTATTTCTCGCGCTGTTGAGGCTCCATTGAGAACTATTGTAGAAAACGCTGGATTAGAAGGTTCTGTTGTTGTTGCAAAAGTAGCTGAAGGTTCAGGAGATTTTGGTTACAATGCCAAAACAGACGAATATGTAGATATGCTAAAAGCTGGAATCATTGATCCTAAAAAAGTAACTCGTGTGGCTTTAGAAAACGCTGCTTCTGTAGCAGGAATGATCTTAACTACCGAATGTGCTTTGATTGATATTAAAGAAGAAAATCCTGCAGCACACGCCCACGGTGGCGGAATGCCCGGAATGATGTAA
- the miaB gene encoding tRNA (N6-isopentenyl adenosine(37)-C2)-methylthiotransferase MiaB codes for MEKIIDETKQGESLVLEFKPENTKKLFIESYGCAMNFSDSEIVASILSSNGYNTTQILEEADLVLVNTCSIRDKAEQTIRKRLEKYNAVKRVNTKMKVGVLGCMAERLKSQFLEEEKIVDLVVGPDAYKDLPNLLAEVEEGRDAINVILSKEETYGDISPVRLNSNGVSAFVSITRGCDNMCTFCVVPFTRGRERSREPQSIMKEIQDLWDKGFKEITLLGQNVDSYLWYGGGLKKDFVNSSEMQKATAVDFDQLLKMVALGFPKMRIRFSTSNPQDMHESVLHVIAKHSNICNHIHLPVQSGSNRILKEMNRLHSREQYMTLIDKINSIIPDCSITQDLIAGFPTETEEDHQDTLSLMEYVKYSFGYMYAYSERPGTLAERKMEDDVPEPTKLRRLQEIVDLQREHSAMRTQEFVGKTVEVLVEKASKRSENDWSGRNSQNIVVVFPKEDYKIGDFVNVKITRCTSGTLIGEAVGLSEMN; via the coding sequence ATGGAAAAGATTATTGATGAAACCAAACAAGGCGAAAGCTTAGTTTTAGAGTTCAAACCCGAAAATACCAAGAAACTATTTATAGAAAGTTACGGCTGCGCGATGAATTTTTCGGACAGCGAAATCGTGGCTTCCATCCTATCGTCTAATGGTTATAACACCACACAAATCCTTGAAGAAGCCGATTTGGTTTTGGTCAATACCTGTTCGATTCGGGACAAAGCGGAACAAACGATTCGCAAACGATTGGAAAAATACAATGCCGTAAAACGCGTCAATACAAAGATGAAAGTAGGTGTTTTGGGTTGTATGGCAGAACGTTTGAAAAGTCAATTTCTTGAAGAAGAAAAGATTGTTGACCTGGTCGTGGGGCCTGATGCTTACAAAGATTTACCCAATTTATTGGCCGAAGTCGAAGAAGGTCGAGATGCCATCAACGTGATTTTATCCAAAGAAGAAACCTATGGTGATATTTCGCCCGTTCGATTGAATTCGAATGGCGTTTCGGCTTTTGTTTCGATCACTCGAGGCTGCGATAATATGTGTACTTTCTGCGTGGTGCCTTTCACCCGAGGTCGCGAACGCAGCCGTGAACCACAAAGTATTATGAAAGAAATTCAGGATTTGTGGGACAAAGGTTTTAAGGAAATTACACTTTTGGGGCAAAATGTGGACAGCTATCTTTGGTATGGCGGCGGACTGAAAAAAGATTTCGTCAACTCTTCTGAAATGCAAAAAGCAACTGCAGTAGATTTTGATCAATTGTTGAAAATGGTAGCCCTTGGTTTTCCAAAAATGCGCATTCGCTTTTCAACTTCCAATCCGCAAGATATGCACGAAAGTGTGTTGCACGTGATTGCAAAACATTCGAACATTTGCAACCACATTCACTTACCAGTTCAATCGGGAAGCAACAGAATCCTTAAGGAAATGAACCGCTTACACAGTCGCGAACAGTATATGACTCTGATTGATAAAATCAATTCTATAATTCCAGATTGCTCGATAACCCAAGACTTGATTGCTGGTTTTCCAACCGAAACCGAAGAAGATCATCAAGATACTTTGAGTTTGATGGAATACGTGAAATACAGTTTTGGTTATATGTATGCCTACTCGGAACGTCCGGGAACTTTGGCGGAACGCAAAATGGAAGACGATGTCCCAGAACCAACAAAATTGAGAAGACTGCAAGAAATTGTTGATTTGCAACGTGAACACAGCGCGATGAGAACCCAAGAATTTGTTGGAAAAACGGTAGAAGTTCTGGTGGAAAAAGCATCCAAAAGATCAGAAAACGATTGGTCTGGAAGAAATTCGCAAAACATTGTGGTGGTTTTCCCAAAAGAAGATTATAAAATTGGTGATTTTGTCAATGTAAAAATTACCCGTTGCACCAGCGGAACCTTGATTGGCGAAGCGGTTGGTTTGAGTGAGATGAATTAA
- a CDS encoding tetratricopeptide repeat protein gives MNVTDYTYLINKPDAINEKQTDALGRVLDEFPYFQSARAMRLKGLFNQNSFRYNYALKVTASHTTDRTVLFDFITSDTFVAIQKGLYDKKILELLDISVTDFEVIAPEIRLEPKINTLEQSILTTIKGAATVEEDSATKLAEENLAIGTPLGFSKNEKHSFQEWLQLSRTQPIVREKETTERIESSAVEDDKKKKAALIDKFIEASPKISPIKPQSEASVQIDINKTDNSYLMTETLARVYLEQKKYQRAIQAYEILILKYPEKSSFFADRIADIKILQQNNN, from the coding sequence ATGAACGTAACCGATTATACTTATCTAATAAACAAACCCGACGCTATCAACGAGAAGCAAACGGACGCTTTGGGAAGAGTGCTGGATGAATTTCCGTATTTTCAAAGTGCAAGAGCGATGCGATTGAAGGGACTTTTCAATCAAAATAGTTTCCGATACAATTACGCTCTGAAAGTTACGGCTTCGCATACCACCGACAGAACCGTTTTGTTTGATTTCATCACTTCGGATACTTTTGTTGCTATTCAAAAAGGATTGTACGACAAGAAAATTCTCGAATTACTGGACATTAGCGTCACCGATTTTGAAGTTATTGCGCCTGAAATTCGACTAGAACCCAAAATAAACACCTTAGAACAATCCATCCTAACTACAATCAAAGGAGCGGCGACTGTAGAAGAGGATTCCGCTACAAAACTAGCTGAAGAGAATCTCGCCATTGGTACACCATTGGGCTTTTCTAAAAACGAGAAACATTCCTTCCAAGAATGGCTTCAACTGTCCCGGACGCAGCCAATTGTTAGAGAAAAAGAAACCACGGAACGAATAGAATCTTCTGCTGTAGAGGATGACAAAAAGAAAAAAGCAGCGCTAATTGATAAATTTATTGAAGCTAGCCCTAAAATTTCACCCATAAAACCCCAGTCGGAAGCTTCTGTTCAAATTGACATCAATAAAACAGATAATTCCTATTTAATGACAGAGACTTTAGCAAGAGTATATTTAGAACAAAAAAAATATCAACGTGCTATTCAAGCTTATGAGATATTAATTTTGAAATATCCAGAAAAAAGTAGTTTCTTTGCAGACCGAATTGCGGATATCAAGATTTTACAACAAAATAATAATTAA
- a CDS encoding LptE family protein: protein MKKTHPLLLLILLFTINSCNVYNFTGTGKIDAKTFQVNFFPNTAELVQPGIDRTFTLNLQDLIQNQTNLNLVKNGGDLTYEGEIIDYRVTPMMATADIQAAQNRLTIRVKVQFTNKNKEADNFDKTFEFFYDYPAAQQLSGPTLDSAIKVIFERITQDVFNESLAKW from the coding sequence ATGAAAAAAACACATCCTCTTTTATTGCTAATCTTGTTGTTTACTATAAACAGTTGCAATGTTTACAACTTTACTGGAACGGGCAAAATTGACGCCAAAACTTTTCAGGTGAATTTTTTTCCAAATACGGCTGAATTGGTTCAACCCGGAATTGACCGAACGTTTACCTTGAATTTACAAGATCTTATCCAAAATCAAACCAATTTGAACTTGGTTAAAAACGGTGGAGATTTAACCTACGAAGGCGAAATTATAGACTATCGTGTGACGCCTATGATGGCAACTGCCGACATCCAAGCAGCGCAAAACCGATTGACCATCAGAGTTAAAGTCCAATTCACTAATAAAAATAAAGAAGCCGATAACTTCGACAAAACTTTTGAATTTTTCTACGATTATCCCGCAGCACAGCAGCTTAGTGGCCCTACTTTAGACAGCGCCATCAAAGTTATTTTCGAAAGAATTACTCAAGATGTTTTCAACGAATCCCTGGCAAAATGGTAG
- a CDS encoding sigma 54-interacting transcriptional regulator: METVQSIKQRFEIIGNDPKLNRAIEKAIQVAPTDISVLVVGESGVGKESIPKIIHSLSHRKHGKYIAVNCGAIPEGTIDSELFGHEKGSFTGATSTREGYFEVASGGTIFLDEVGELPLTTQVRLLRILENGEFLKVGSSQVQKTDVRIVAATNVNLFDAIEKGKFREDLYYRLSTVDITLPPLRDRKDDIHLLFRKFAADFAHKYKMPPIKLDDNAVQLLQKFRWGGNIRQLRNVAEQISVLETNRDISAATLQSYLPAEASNLPSVIKDKKAENDFSTERDILYKVLFDMKADLHDLKKLTLELMKNGSAKVQDINTNLIQKIYGSKESESEISFEEEPNNAVFSPESRSFGTNPTEKINFVENEDDFQFAETVEEEEILKLEQREIEMIKKSLEKNKGKRKAAADELGISERTLYRKIKQFDL; encoded by the coding sequence ATGGAAACAGTTCAATCAATAAAACAACGATTTGAGATTATCGGGAACGACCCGAAACTCAATCGCGCGATAGAAAAAGCCATTCAGGTCGCACCAACGGATATTTCGGTATTGGTAGTGGGTGAAAGTGGCGTTGGAAAAGAAAGTATTCCAAAAATCATACATTCGCTTTCGCACAGAAAACACGGTAAATATATTGCCGTAAACTGCGGTGCCATCCCCGAAGGAACCATCGACAGCGAGCTTTTTGGCCACGAAAAAGGCTCTTTTACAGGAGCAACTTCTACTCGTGAAGGCTATTTTGAGGTGGCTAGCGGCGGAACAATATTTCTGGATGAAGTAGGCGAATTGCCATTGACTACTCAAGTTCGTTTGCTTAGGATTTTAGAAAATGGTGAGTTTCTGAAAGTAGGTTCTTCACAAGTTCAAAAAACCGATGTGCGAATTGTGGCGGCTACCAATGTCAATTTATTCGACGCCATCGAAAAAGGGAAATTCCGTGAAGATTTGTACTACCGATTGAGTACCGTGGACATTACGTTGCCGCCATTGCGCGACCGAAAAGACGACATTCATTTATTATTCCGAAAATTTGCTGCCGATTTTGCTCATAAATATAAAATGCCTCCGATCAAACTCGATGATAATGCAGTACAATTATTGCAAAAATTCCGTTGGGGAGGAAATATACGTCAGTTGCGAAATGTAGCCGAGCAAATCTCCGTTTTAGAAACCAATCGCGACATTTCTGCAGCAACTTTGCAATCCTATTTGCCAGCCGAAGCCAGTAATTTGCCTTCTGTAATCAAAGACAAGAAAGCCGAAAATGATTTTTCGACCGAAAGAGATATTCTGTACAAAGTGCTTTTTGACATGAAAGCCGATTTGCACGATTTGAAAAAATTGACTTTGGAATTAATGAAAAATGGTTCTGCAAAAGTGCAAGACATCAATACCAATTTGATTCAAAAAATATACGGCTCCAAAGAATCTGAAAGTGAAATTTCGTTTGAAGAAGAACCAAACAATGCCGTATTTTCGCCCGAGTCCCGGAGTTTTGGAACAAATCCAACTGAAAAAATCAATTTTGTAGAAAACGAAGACGATTTTCAATTTGCCGAAACAGTCGAAGAAGAAGAAATTCTAAAATTGGAACAAAGAGAAATCGAAATGATTAAAAAATCATTAGAAAAAAACAAAGGTAAACGAAAAGCGGCCGCCGATGAATTGGGAATTTCCGAAAGAACTTTGTATCGAAAAATAAAACAATTTGACCTATAA
- a CDS encoding DUF7149 domain-containing protein produces MITILLEPRKALNKAFLKIKPSRSQIETFKTHLIGVLDAINEKETEEFHKNLVIDFLKKTYYDPNYSLNTKGRNDLVIHNGKDAKSNVGVIIEAKSPSNKTEMITGDNLNGKALQELVLYYLRERITHKNTELKHLVVTNIYEWFVFDAQLFNKLFAEKKSFVKQFTDFEEGRLSGKTTDFFYKEIAKPFIENLQNEIVFAYFDIRKYEKPLRNINKEDDKPLIALYKLISPEHLLKLSFANDSNSLDKNFYNELLHIIGLTEVKENGKKLIERHKKDNRHSGSLLENTIEQLDSLDKISRLQSAKQYGETYEERLFTVALELTITWVNRILFLKLLEAQLIAYHKGDKSYSFLNSDLIKDYDNLNSLFFQVLARKPQDRTDRVQTDFAKVPYLNSSLFEPTDLEHETLFVSGLEDNAHLPLLSSTVIKDNQGKKITGSKKALAYFFSFLDAYDFASEGSEDIQEDNKTLINASVLGLIFEKINGYKDGSIFTPGFITMYMSRNTIRRAVVQKFNIIKGWNCQSFEELKEDIQQELKAGDRKEVRKKANEIINSLKICDPAVGSGHFLVSVLNELIAIKSELNILVDNNWEPLNKYTIEVINDELIVTDEDDIAFSYKPKNKESQRVQESLFHEKQTLIENCLFGVDINPNSVKICRLRLWIELLKNAFYKPNTNELETLPNIDINIKCGNSLISRFGLDADLKKALKQSKLSIDVYKNAVKTYQNAESKEQKKEMEGLILSIKQSFSTEIRLNDPVKTRLEKLSSELYHRFTGTFLFESETPYGKSEKELEKKRKLEKEKLEKEIKKLEAHIEEIKNNKIYENAFEWRFEFPEVLNEDGDFVGFDVVIGNPPYIDAKKLADISILLKEKFKVYYSSSDLSSYFFELGINVLKDNGFVSFINTNKFFRTEYGKPLRKFISDNKIHSIVNFEQVPIFDEALVSSLIIIFEKNKMKSEFSFCEFSKEPSPLLDFSNQISIRNSIILPDSVSESSWAFNANVTSSLIEKLYLNSNKLKNINTIDIKRGVTTGFDPAFIISNEVANQISNNTVIKPLLKGAHIKKYKTVNSELSLIFTRRGYDIEEDMLIKEHLFAFYEDLRPRKKDEIRGRKSGEYKWYEIQDNIAYYKNFDKDKIIWPLTADKWGFALDTEKNYLSSGGFMLISETLDLKYLLSVLNSKLMNFLFTQIGVMTAGGAYTLKKATIEEFPIKEILKENQKPFIDKVNEILSLKSDNPQADTQTLEHEIDAMIYELYGLNEEDIAIVEGS; encoded by the coding sequence ATGATCACAATTCTTCTTGAACCTCGCAAAGCACTCAACAAAGCTTTCCTAAAAATCAAACCGAGTCGTTCTCAAATCGAAACTTTTAAAACCCATTTAATTGGAGTTTTAGATGCTATCAACGAGAAAGAAACAGAAGAATTTCACAAAAATTTAGTTATAGATTTTTTGAAGAAAACCTATTACGACCCTAACTATTCTTTGAATACAAAAGGGAGAAACGACCTTGTAATTCACAATGGAAAAGACGCCAAATCCAACGTTGGTGTTATTATAGAAGCCAAAAGCCCTTCTAACAAAACCGAAATGATTACCGGTGACAACCTCAACGGAAAAGCCTTGCAAGAGTTGGTTTTGTATTATCTGCGGGAACGCATTACACACAAAAACACCGAATTAAAGCATCTTGTTGTTACTAATATTTATGAATGGTTTGTTTTTGACGCCCAACTTTTTAATAAGTTGTTTGCCGAAAAGAAATCCTTTGTAAAACAATTTACTGATTTTGAAGAAGGTCGATTGTCTGGAAAAACAACAGACTTTTTTTATAAAGAAATCGCAAAGCCCTTTATAGAAAATTTGCAAAACGAGATTGTGTTTGCCTATTTTGATATTCGAAAGTATGAAAAACCCTTGCGAAATATAAACAAAGAAGACGACAAACCTCTTATCGCCCTATACAAATTAATTTCGCCAGAACATCTATTGAAATTATCTTTTGCCAACGACAGCAATTCCCTGGACAAAAACTTTTATAACGAACTCTTGCACATTATTGGCTTAACCGAAGTGAAAGAAAACGGAAAAAAACTGATAGAACGTCATAAAAAAGACAACCGCCATTCGGGTTCCTTATTAGAAAATACAATTGAACAATTGGACAGTCTGGATAAAATTTCGCGTTTGCAAAGTGCCAAACAATACGGTGAAACGTACGAAGAACGCTTGTTTACAGTGGCATTGGAGCTTACAATTACGTGGGTCAATCGGATTTTGTTTTTGAAATTGTTGGAAGCCCAATTGATTGCATATCATAAAGGAGACAAAAGTTATTCCTTTTTGAATTCGGATTTGATAAAAGATTACGACAACCTGAATAGCTTGTTTTTTCAGGTTCTAGCGCGAAAACCCCAAGACCGCACCGACAGGGTACAAACTGATTTTGCCAAAGTGCCCTACTTGAATAGTTCCCTTTTTGAACCAACTGATTTAGAACACGAAACCCTTTTTGTGTCGGGTCTTGAAGACAATGCCCATTTGCCCCTATTGAGTTCCACCGTAATCAAGGACAACCAAGGCAAAAAAATTACCGGCTCTAAAAAGGCATTGGCCTATTTCTTTTCCTTCCTTGATGCTTATGATTTTGCTAGCGAAGGTAGCGAAGACATTCAGGAAGACAATAAAACCTTGATCAATGCCTCAGTTTTAGGACTGATTTTCGAAAAAATAAATGGTTATAAAGACGGCTCAATATTTACTCCAGGATTTATAACAATGTATATGTCTCGCAATACTATTCGCAGAGCTGTAGTCCAAAAATTCAATATAATAAAAGGTTGGAATTGTCAATCATTTGAAGAATTGAAAGAAGATATTCAACAAGAATTGAAGGCTGGCGACCGCAAAGAAGTAAGAAAAAAAGCCAATGAGATCATTAACAGCCTTAAAATATGTGACCCAGCAGTAGGTTCAGGTCATTTTTTAGTATCGGTTCTCAACGAATTAATTGCCATCAAAAGCGAGTTAAACATTCTTGTAGATAACAATTGGGAACCTTTGAATAAATATACCATCGAGGTAATCAATGATGAATTGATCGTGACCGATGAAGACGACATAGCATTTTCGTACAAACCAAAGAATAAGGAAAGTCAACGTGTACAAGAATCTTTATTTCACGAAAAGCAAACCCTAATTGAAAACTGTTTATTTGGGGTTGACATAAACCCCAATTCGGTAAAAATTTGCCGCTTACGTTTGTGGATTGAATTATTGAAAAACGCCTTCTATAAACCGAATACCAATGAACTCGAAACCTTGCCCAACATTGACATCAACATCAAATGTGGCAACTCGCTTATTTCGCGTTTTGGATTGGATGCCGATTTGAAAAAAGCCTTAAAGCAAAGTAAACTTTCTATTGATGTTTATAAAAATGCTGTTAAAACGTATCAAAATGCTGAAAGCAAAGAACAAAAAAAGGAAATGGAGGGACTTATTCTTTCAATTAAGCAAAGTTTTAGCACAGAAATAAGACTAAATGATCCTGTTAAAACTAGATTAGAAAAATTATCAAGTGAATTGTATCACCGATTTACAGGTACATTCCTTTTTGAATCCGAAACTCCTTATGGCAAAAGTGAAAAAGAATTAGAGAAAAAAAGAAAATTAGAGAAAGAAAAACTAGAAAAAGAAATAAAAAAACTAGAAGCCCATATTGAAGAAATAAAAAACAACAAGATTTATGAAAACGCATTTGAATGGCGTTTTGAATTTCCCGAAGTATTGAATGAGGATGGCGATTTTGTGGGATTTGACGTGGTGATTGGGAATCCGCCGTATATTGATGCCAAAAAACTCGCCGATATTAGTATTTTATTAAAAGAAAAATTCAAAGTATATTATAGTAGTTCTGATTTGAGTAGTTATTTTTTTGAATTAGGAATCAATGTTTTAAAGGACAATGGCTTTGTTTCCTTTATCAATACAAACAAATTTTTCAGAACTGAATATGGTAAACCATTACGGAAATTCATTTCTGATAATAAAATTCATTCGATTGTAAATTTTGAACAAGTTCCAATTTTTGATGAAGCTTTAGTTTCAAGTTTGATAATTATTTTTGAGAAAAATAAAATGAAATCAGAATTTTCATTTTGTGAATTTTCAAAAGAGCCGTCCCCTCTTTTAGATTTTAGTAATCAAATTTCTATAAGAAATTCAATTATTTTGCCCGATTCTGTCAGTGAATCATCTTGGGCTTTTAATGCTAATGTAACTTCTAGCCTAATTGAAAAATTATATTTAAATTCTAATAAACTTAAGAACATTAATACTATTGATATTAAACGTGGAGTCACTACAGGATTTGATCCAGCATTTATTATTTCGAATGAAGTTGCAAATCAAATTTCTAACAACACAGTCATTAAACCCCTTCTTAAAGGTGCCCATATTAAGAAATATAAAACGGTAAATTCGGAACTTAGCCTTATTTTCACAAGACGAGGTTACGATATTGAAGAAGATATGCTAATTAAAGAACACCTATTTGCTTTTTATGAAGATTTAAGACCAAGAAAAAAAGATGAAATTAGAGGACGAAAATCTGGCGAATATAAATGGTATGAAATTCAAGACAATATTGCGTATTATAAGAATTTTGATAAAGATAAAATCATTTGGCCATTAACCGCAGATAAATGGGGATTTGCCTTGGATACTGAAAAAAATTATCTGTCAAGCGGCGGTTTTATGTTAATTTCAGAAACTTTAGATTTGAAATATTTATTGAGTGTTTTAAACTCAAAATTAATGAATTTTTTATTCACACAAATTGGAGTTATGACAGCTGGCGGTGCATACACACTGAAAAAAGCAACAATTGAAGAATTTCCAATCAAAGAAATCTTAAAAGAAAACCAAAAACCCTTCATTGATAAAGTCAACGAAATTCTTTCCTTAAAATCCGACAACCCACAAGCCGATACGCAAACCTTAGAGCACGAAATAGATGCAATGATTTATGAATTGTATGGTTTGAACGAGGAAGATATAGCGATTGTAGAAGGTTCGTAA
- a CDS encoding GxxExxY protein, which yields MELYKQEEYYKIIGLCMEVHRILGGGLLEAVYKEALEIEFDFHNIPYEREKEFVIEYKGHRLKKKFYADFIVYDEIILEVKAAKLLVDENITQTLNYMSITKSGLGILANFSHKSLQHKRVVI from the coding sequence ATGGAATTATATAAGCAGGAGGAATATTATAAGATAATTGGTCTGTGTATGGAAGTTCACAGAATTCTTGGAGGTGGACTTTTGGAAGCTGTTTATAAAGAAGCTCTTGAAATTGAATTTGATTTTCATAATATCCCTTATGAAAGAGAAAAAGAATTTGTAATTGAATATAAAGGGCATCGATTAAAGAAAAAGTTTTATGCAGATTTTATAGTTTATGATGAAATCATTTTAGAAGTAAAAGCAGCAAAATTATTAGTAGATGAAAACATAACTCAAACTTTAAATTATATGTCTATCACAAAAAGTGGGCTAGGAATTCTTGCAAACTTTTCTCATAAATCCCTACAACATAAAAGAGTTGTAATTTAA
- a CDS encoding co-chaperone GroES, whose amino-acid sequence MALNIKPLSDRVLIEPVAAETKTASGIFIPDTAKEKPQKGTVVAVGNGTKDHEMTVKIGDSVLYGKYAGTELKLEGKDYLIMREDDILAII is encoded by the coding sequence ATGGCTTTAAACATTAAACCGCTTTCAGACCGCGTTCTTATTGAACCCGTAGCTGCTGAAACCAAGACCGCTTCCGGAATTTTCATTCCTGACACTGCAAAAGAAAAACCACAAAAAGGAACTGTAGTTGCTGTTGGTAATGGTACAAAAGACCACGAAATGACAGTAAAAATAGGCGATTCTGTCCTTTACGGAAAATACGCCGGAACAGAACTAAAATTAGAAGGAAAAGATTATTTGATTATGCGTGAGGACGATATTCTCGCAATTATCTAA